Proteins encoded together in one Anopheles darlingi chromosome 3, idAnoDarlMG_H_01, whole genome shotgun sequence window:
- the LOC125954671 gene encoding U-scoloptoxin(01)-Er1a-like — MSIMWKQTTVLVVVAFGAFLYNSHQTYGQIFGYEAGVDYPAYDKIPSGLTFRCADRQPGYYADIETRCQVWHWCLPTGYMFSFLCPNGTVFNQAYRVCDWWTNVNCPESEAMYSINDDLYRDIEGNLIIG, encoded by the exons atgagcatCATGTGGAAGCAAACGAccgtactggtggtggtcgccttTGGCGCCTTCCTGTACAACAGTCATCAAACGTACGGG CAAATCTTCGGCTACGAAGCTGGCGTCGACTATCCTGCCTACGATAAGATCCCGTCCGGGCTGACGTTCCGTTGTGCCGATCGACAGCCGGGCTACTACGCGGACATCGAAACGCGGTGCCAGGTGTGGCACTGGTGCCTACCGACCGGCTACATGTTCTCCTTCCTCTGCCCCAACGGAACCGTCTTCAATCAA GCTTATCGCGTTTGCGATTGGTGGACGAATGTCAACTGTCCGGAGTCGGAAGCGATGTACAGCATCAACGACGATCTGTACCGAGACATTGAGGGCAATCTGATCATTGGCTAG
- the LOC125954653 gene encoding peritrophin-1-like isoform X2, with amino-acid sequence MFTKLTFVVILLLCIVGVVIATHNGNYEESVYCARRWLSMTPSHKLCRDQNRPIHIPHDTDCSRYYECASGDAYEYSCAPGLLFNRQSLICELASLVDCPDSDPVMHPIEIPGPPLPAHPNCSLLAGALETSFWAHTTNCAKYYGCSEAGQILELQCPGGLVWHQHDKACALPDPQKCCTSIPPAPTEQKADLNWWGKLQSWMG; translated from the exons ATGTTCA CCAAACTTACATTTGTGGTCATCCTTCTCCTGTGTATCGTCGGAGTAGTCATTGCCACGCATAACGGTAACTACGAAGAGTCCGTTTACTGTGCACGTCGCTGGCTATCGATGACCCCGAGCCATAAGCTTTGCCGTGACCAAAACCGGCCCATCCACATTCCACACGATACCGACTGCTCGCGATACTATGAGTGTGCCTCCGGTGATGCGTACGAGTACTCCTGTGCGCCGGGATTGCTCTTCAATCGGCAGTCATTGATTTGTGAGCTAGCCAGCTTAGTAGATTGCCCCGATAGTGATCCTGTCATGCATCCTATTGAGATCCCTGGACCACCTCTGCCGGCCCATCCAAACTGTTCGCTGCTAGCTGGAGCCCTGGAGACTTCATTTTGGGCCCATACCACCAACTGCGCAAAGTATTACGGATGTTCCGAGGCCGGTCAGATATTGGAGCTACAGTGTCCTGGTGGGTTGGTGTGGCATCAGCACGATAAGGCTTGTGCGCTTCCGGATCCTCAAAAATGCTGTACTAGCATTCCGCCGGCACCGACCGAGCAGAAAGCGGACTTGAACTGGTGGGGCAAGCTGCAGTCGTGGATGGGTTAA
- the LOC125954631 gene encoding mucin-2-like: protein MKGSRSKMDKSVDLVTVLCVCLGATVFVSAQTGVWIPNHPNCTDPDGQYPIYFVHPTNCSKFFECRRRDAYEFDCPAGLHFNSKINVCDYPANAQCTPGTTWPPTSPTETPNPGTTPDPNPGTTHPGTTLDPNSSTTPPGTTLDPNPSTTHPGTTLDPNPGTTHPGTTLDPNSSTTPPGTTLDPNPSTTHPETTLDPNPSTTPPGTTLDPNPSTTHPGTTLDPNPSTTHPATTLDPNPSTTPPGTTLDPNPSTTHPGTTVTNPGTTHVPDPEKPPVDPHCPPSGVSQPNYWPNPMDCTKYFGCLDGCVQEFKCPANLYWHDRLKRCDYHWNCECQCPVIPAAPSVIKDWATTASPLRGSHR from the exons ATGAAAGGTTCCCGGAGTAAAATGGATAAGTCCGTCG ATTTAGTGACGGTATTATGTGTATGCCTCGGGGCCACGGTCTTCGTGAGTGCCCAGACTGGAGTGTGGATTCCGAACCATCCGAACTGCACGGATCCCGATGGACAGTATCCAATTTATTTCGTTCATCCGACCAACTGTAGCAAATTCTTCGAATGTCGCCGGCGAGATGCGTACGAGTTTGATTGTCCAGCTGGGCTGCACTTTAACAGCAAAATCAATGTCTGCGATTATCCAGCCAACGCTCAGTGTACCCCGGGAACGACATGGCCTCCGACATCCCCTACGGAGACCCCAAACCCAGGAACGACTCCGGACCCCAATCCTGGCACAACGCATCCAGGGACAACGCTGGACCCCAATTCCAGCACAACACCTCCAGGGACAACTCTGGACCCCAATCCTAGTACAACGCATCCAGGGACAACTCTGGACCCCAATCCTGGCACAACGCATCCAGGGACAACTCTGGACCCCaattctagcacaacacctcCAGGGACAACTCTGGACCCCAATCCTAGCACAACGCATCCAGAGACAACTCTGGACCCCAATCCTAGCACAACACCTCCAGGGACAACTCTGGACCCCAATCCTAGCACAACGCATCCAGGGACAACTCTGGACCCCAATCCTAGCACAACGCATCCAGCGACAACTCTGGACCCCAATCCTAGTACAACACCTCCAGGGACAACTCTGGACCCCAATCCTAGCACAACGCATCCAGGGACAACAGTCACGAATCCAGGTACAACTCATGTCCCGGATCCAGAGAAGCCTCCGGTGGACCCGCACTGTCCGCCGAGTGGAGTGTCACAGCCTAATTACTGGCCAAACCCAATGGACTGCACTAAATACTTTGGATGTTTGGACGGTTGCGTACAAGAGTTCAAGTGCCCCGCTAACTTATACTGGCATGATAGGCTTAAACGTTGTGACTATCATTGGAACTGTGAGTGCCAGTGCCCCGTCATACCAGCGGCACCAAGTGTCATAAAAGATTGGGCCACAACTGCAAGTCCGTTGCGCGGTAGTCATAGATAA
- the LOC125954653 gene encoding peritrophin-1-like isoform X1, whose protein sequence is MFSFLWLRQIHNLPAKLTFVVILLLCIVGVVIATHNGNYEESVYCARRWLSMTPSHKLCRDQNRPIHIPHDTDCSRYYECASGDAYEYSCAPGLLFNRQSLICELASLVDCPDSDPVMHPIEIPGPPLPAHPNCSLLAGALETSFWAHTTNCAKYYGCSEAGQILELQCPGGLVWHQHDKACALPDPQKCCTSIPPAPTEQKADLNWWGKLQSWMG, encoded by the exons ATGTTCA GTTTCCTTTGGTTAAGACAAATTCATAATCTTCCAGCCAAACTTACATTTGTGGTCATCCTTCTCCTGTGTATCGTCGGAGTAGTCATTGCCACGCATAACGGTAACTACGAAGAGTCCGTTTACTGTGCACGTCGCTGGCTATCGATGACCCCGAGCCATAAGCTTTGCCGTGACCAAAACCGGCCCATCCACATTCCACACGATACCGACTGCTCGCGATACTATGAGTGTGCCTCCGGTGATGCGTACGAGTACTCCTGTGCGCCGGGATTGCTCTTCAATCGGCAGTCATTGATTTGTGAGCTAGCCAGCTTAGTAGATTGCCCCGATAGTGATCCTGTCATGCATCCTATTGAGATCCCTGGACCACCTCTGCCGGCCCATCCAAACTGTTCGCTGCTAGCTGGAGCCCTGGAGACTTCATTTTGGGCCCATACCACCAACTGCGCAAAGTATTACGGATGTTCCGAGGCCGGTCAGATATTGGAGCTACAGTGTCCTGGTGGGTTGGTGTGGCATCAGCACGATAAGGCTTGTGCGCTTCCGGATCCTCAAAAATGCTGTACTAGCATTCCGCCGGCACCGACCGAGCAGAAAGCGGACTTGAACTGGTGGGGCAAGCTGCAGTCGTGGATGGGTTAA
- the LOC125954593 gene encoding F-box/LRR-repeat protein 6, with product METLAETSLPATGLRRPDHQLLPNSPEQERDHLIMGSSPGGSSGGPNHHHHHHLLEDHSQSSQDDSGSVVSPGVHPEPEETIENIEKELSESCADTDSQSNPACYRQEETTETEGGAATIATEQPDSRSLGIIPAAVGAATMAANGAALPKMPGGKPMAMREFDRKMSKVRGRPKRKTMVAMYQSEISDNKIGIKLCIKKASDATVQPKKPNRKRARKPKSLIEDSSDETGSPEKRNRRNEKPRKTNNNTEKRSAEEDYKPPEDQSPWANQLPEHVLHMIFKNIVQNEGSIPALVRLSRVCSTWYKVAQSPSLWRTVDLGTWTKDRFKTEPKLKWLIEHRLQYATEVGLGNWKITNVQCVLDKLYEFVPNLVGITLTGWKALTADHLMFLVQNFKRLESVDLSSINAEVNANKTAVGQTSLCNAITEMGSRLTHLHLAHNRLSGIPQIVKALSTHCPNLVLLDLSNVSTIAISHGILHIEQLQQGCQKLKVLRITNSHINLSTATLQEQMESPGFPALEELSVASLADESRLFNDEYLQRILKTSTHLTLLDVRGCSRLTHDSLIRLPTWDLKHLFLSGCSLTRDVSSGLELIASKWAHSLIEFDLAWANATKPLDDALKALADKGSESPLNHLNLCGSSVSLEAVKEVLANCPHINSINLASCRGLPRGVKRLLQGEQEIAELRENLGVTLKRPPVKSPRDD from the exons atgGAGACGCTGGCAGAGACGAGTCTTCCTGCGACGGGCCTTCGGCGGCCGGATCATCAGCTTTTGCCCAACTCTCCAGAACAGGAGCGCGACCACCTTATCATGGGCAGCAGCCCCGggggtagtagtggtggtcccaatcatcaccatcatcatcatctgctcgaGGATCATTCGCAGTCCTCCCAGGACGACAGTGGCAGTGTGGTTAGTCCGGGCGTGCACCCCGAACCGGaggaaacaatagaaaacatCGAGAAAGAGCTCAGTGAATCGTGTGCCGATACAGACTCGCAATCCAACCCCGCCTGCTACAGGCAGGaggaaacaacagaaacagaaggtggtgctgctactatcgCAACAGAGCAACCCGACAGTCGGTCACTAGGCATAAtacctgctgctgtcggtgctgcaACGATGGCCGCGAACGGCGCCGCGCTACCGAAGATGCCTGGCGGGAAGCCCATGGCCATGCGCGAGTTTGACCGCAAGATGAGCAAGGTCCGGGGGCGACCGAAGCGCAAGACCATGGTGGCCATGTATCAAAGTGAG ATAAGTGACAACAAAATCGGCATTAAGCTGTGTATAAAGAAAGCATCTGATGCGACAGTACAACCAAAGAAACCGAACCGCAAGCGTGCCCGTAAACCCAAAAGCCTTATCGAGGACAGTTCCGACGAGACCGGGTCACCGGAGAAGCGCAATCGGCGGAACGAAAAACCGCGCAAAACGAATAACAACACAGAAAAGCGGAGTGCCGAGGAGGACTACAAACCGCCCGAAGATCAGAGCCCATGGGCGAACCAGCTTCCCGAACACGTGCTCCACATG ATTTTCAAAAACATAGTACAGAACGAGGGCAGCATACCGGCACTGGTACGGTTATCGCGCGTGTGCTCTACCTGGTACAAAGTCGCACAGTCTCCATCTCTGTGGCGAACGGTTGATCTCGGTACGTGGACCAAGGATCGGTTCAAGACGGAACCGAAGCTCAAGTGGTTGATTGAGCACCGGTTACAGTATGCCACCGAAGTCGGGCTTG GGAACTGGAAGATAACGAATGTGCAATGTGTGCTGGATAAGCTGTACGAGTTTGTACCGAATCTGGTCGGTATAACGCTGACCGGTTGGAAGGCACTAACGGCCGACCATTTGATGTTTCTGGTGCAGAATTTTAAGCGGTTAGAAAGCGTTGATCTTAGTTCGATCAAT GCTGAAGTGAACGCAAATAAGACGGCCGTTGGTCAGACGTCACTGTGCAATGCCATTACCGAGATGGGTAGCCGGCTTACCCATCTTCATCTGGCCCACAATCGGCTCAGTGGAATTCCTCAAATCGTCAAAGCACTCTCG ACGCACTGTCCgaatctggtgctgctggatctgTCGAATGTAAGCACCATTGCCATTTCGCACGGTATTCTCCATATCGAGCAGCTACAGCAGGGTTGCCAGAAGCTGAAAGTACTGCGGATAACCAATTCCCACATCAACCTGAGCACAGCAACGCTGCAAGAGCAG ATGGAATCACCCGGATTTCCGGCACTGGAGGAACTGTCGGTGGCCTCGCTGGCCGACGAATCGCGGCTGTTCAACGACGAATACCTTCAGCGCATCCTGAAAACCAGTACCCACCTGACGCTGCTCGACGTTCGAGGATGCTCACGCCTTACGCACGACAGCCTAATCCGGTTGCCAACCTGGGACCTGAAGCATCTTTTCCTCTCCGGGTGTTCACTAACGAGGGACGTGAG CTCGGGCCTGGAATTGATCGCCTCCAAATGGGCTCACAGTTTGATCGAGTTCGATTTGGCATGGGCTAACGCCACCAAACCGCTGGACGATGCGCTAAAAGCGCTCGCCGATAAGGGTTCAGAATCGCCGTTAAA CCATCTCAATCTGTGCGGATCATCGGTTTCACTCGAGGCGGTCAAGGAAGTGCTCGCCAACTGTCCACACATCAATTCCATCAACCTTGCCTCCTGCCGGGGCCTGCCAAGAGGCGTCAAGCGGTTATTGCAAGGCGAGCAAGAGATTGCCGAACTGCGCGAGAATCTCGGCGTAACACTCAAACGTCCACCGGTGAAATCTCCTCGAGACGATTAA